The following are from one region of the Juglans regia cultivar Chandler chromosome 10, Walnut 2.0, whole genome shotgun sequence genome:
- the LOC108994227 gene encoding probable mannitol dehydrogenase: MAKSPEEEHPEKAFGWAARDSSGLLSPFKFSRRATGEKDIRFKVLYCGVCHSDLHMAKSEWEGFSIYPLVPGHEIVGVVTEVGSKVNKVKVGDKVGVGCLVGACHSCDDCNSDLESYCTKMILTYSTIYHDGTVTYGGYSDTMIADERYVVRFPENLPLDAGAPLLCAGITVYSPLKYYGLAEAGKHIGVVGLGGLGHVAVKFAKAFGAKVTVISTSPSKKDEALEHLGADSFLVSRDQEEMQAAQGTLHGIIDTTSAVHSLLPLIGLLKTHGKLVMVGAPEKPLELPVFPLLLGRKMVAGSATGGMKETQEMLDFAAKHNITADVEVIPMEYVNTAFERLVKGDVRYRFVIDIGNTLAATKP, translated from the exons ATGGCGAAATCACCAGAGGAAGAGCATCCGGAGAAGGCTTTTGGATGGGCAGCTAGAGATTCTTCAGGCCTCCTCTCGCCTTTCAAATTCTCCAGGAG GGCAACCGGAGAGAAGGACATAAGATTCAAAGTTCTTTATTGCGGAGTATGCCACTCGGACCTTCACATGGCCAAGAGCGAATGGGAGGGCTTTTCCATCTACCCACTAGTTCCTGG GCACGAAATTGTCGGGGTAGTAACAGAAGTGGGGAGCAAGGTGAACAAAGTAAAAGTGGGAGATAAAGTAGGAGTGGGATGCCTTGTTGGTGCATGTCACTCCTGTGATGACTGTAATAGTGATCTTGAGTCTTACTGCACCAAAATGATACTAACCTACAGTACCATTTACCACGATGGAACAGTAACATATGGAGGCTACTCAGACACAATGATAGCTGATGAGCGCTACGTTGTTCGGTTCCCGGAAAATCTACCACTTGACGCTGGTGCTCCACTGCTGTGTGCAGGAATCACAGTTTATAGTCCCTTGAAATATTATGGTCTTGCCGAGGCAGGTAAGCATATTGGGGTTGTTGGCTTAGGTGGGCTCGGTCATGTTGCTGTTAAATTTGCCAAGGCTTTCGGAGCAAAAGTGACAGTAATTAGTACCTCCCCTAGCAAGAAGGATGAAGCTTTGGAACATCTTGGTGCTGACTCATTTTTAGTTAGCCGTGACCAAGAAGAAATGCAG GCTGCACAAGGGACATTGCATGGTATAATTGACACAACATCTGCTGTGCATTCCCTTTTACCTTTAATTGGTCTATTGAAGACCCACGGAAAGCTTGTTATGGTAGGTGCACCAGAGAAGCCACTTGAACTGCCTGTCTTTCCTCTGCTTCTAG GAAGGAAGATGGTTGCGGGGAGTGCCACCGGAGGAATGAAGGAGACGCAAGAGATGCTGGACTTTGCGGCAAAACACAACATCACGGCAGACGTTGAAGTTATTCCAATGGAGTATGTGAACACTGCATTCGAACGTCTTGTCAAGGGTGATGTTAGATACCGATTTGTCATTGACATTGGGAACACCTTGGCTGCTACGAAGCCTTGA